The Desulfobulbaceae bacterium genome contains the following window.
TCAGCTTTCCGAGTCAACTGCCCCCGCTGACCCGCTACTCTTATTCAAAGACTGGTTTGACTTTGCAACAAAAATTGACCCGGATTTCGCCAACGCCTTAACGCTTTCAACCGCCACCTCCGCCGCGGTGCCTTCAAATCGAATTGTGCTCTTAAAAGATTATGACGAGATGGGGTTTGTTTTTTACACAAATTATGGGAGCCGCAAGGCTACGGAACTTGAAGAAAACCCACGGGCCAGCATGGTTTTCTGGTGGAAGGAGATTTACCGTCAAGTCCGCATTGAGGGTATAACTGAAAGGGTCAGTCAAGCTGAATCTGAAAACTATTTTGCGAGCAGGCCTCGAGGCAGCAAAATTGGCGCCTGGGCATCACGACAGAGCAGCGCCATTGCTTCCCGCCATGAACTCGTTAATAAAGTCAAAGAACTTCAGGATAAATACAAAGAGTCCGAGGTTCCACTACCGCCGTTCTGGGGCGGCTACCGCCTCACCCCACTGGTAATTGAGTTCTGGCAAGGCAAAGATGATCGTCTCCATGATCGCCTGCGTTATCGGAAAACAGTAAACGACCCGGCTTTGTCAAACTCAAACGAAACCTGGATCCGGGAACGACTCTCACCATAGAGGAAATTAGAGATGCGTGTGGTGGTACTGGCCATTACCAACGGCGGTAAAAATCTAAGCCAAAGGCTCTGCCAACAACTTCCTTTCACGATTGTAGAAATTGGAACTGGCGGCCTTAAAGCTGCTGTCCGTTCAATATGGAATCAATATGATGGAATTATTTTCATCATGGCAACTGGTATTGTAGTTCGGACAATCGCCCCACTCCTTCGTGATAAGAACACCGATCCCGCTATTGTCGTTATCGATGAGAGAGGTCATTTTGCCATCAGTCTACTCGCTGGTCATATTGGCGGCGGTAACGCCCTGGCCCAGGAAACTGCCGAAGCGCTTCAAGCAACAGCGGTCATCACAACTGCCTCTGATGTACTGGGACTGACAGCCATTGACCTCTGGGCCAGGCACAACAAGCTGACCGCCAGCAAAAAGGTACTTACACAACTCAGCAGTCTTCTGGTCAACAACGGCAAACTCTTTGTTGCCAGTGATTTTCCAGGAGAACTGCCGCCGGATTTCATACCTGTTCTTGATCGTCAGGCCCACACGCCAGAGTTGAATATTGCCCATAAAAAAGATGCTGAAAATGCCAATGTATTGACCTTACACCCACAGACTCTCGTTGTAGGCATTGGCTGTAATCGAAACACACCTTGCAGCGAAATTGAATCTGCAGTCAAATCAACATGCGAACAAAATGGCTTAGAGTTTCAAGCAATTAACTGCCTTGCCTCTATTGACCTGAAAAGTGATGAAGTAGGCTTGCTTGAATTTGCCAACTCATATAATATCCCCATTTTCTTTCATTCAGCCAAAGAGTTAAACACTATTAAAAACATCAATCCCTCGAAAGCCGTATATGCCGCTACTGGAGCATACGGGGTCGCAGAACCTGCCGCCCTGTTATCGGCACAAAGCACAAATCTAATCGTAGAGAAAACAAAATGGAAAAATGTGACAGTTGCCATAAGCGCAAAAGCAACCAATCTTTCGGAAAAGTATTTATAGTCGGCACAGGACCAGGCAGCATCGACCATATTACTTCTGCTGCCATCAAAGCAATTGACGGCGCCGACGTAATCGTAGGCTACAAGACCTATCTCGATCTGATCCCCGAACTCCTGGTCGGTAAGGAGATATTGTCCTCTGCCATGATGCAGGAAGTCGAACGCTGTAAAAAAACCTTGGAAATTGCCGAAAAAGGCCAAAAGGTTGCCATAATTTCAGGCGGTGATCCTGGAATTTATGCAATGGCCGGACTTATTTTTGAGCTGGCGGCTGAATCAAACTCCCCGACAGAGATTGAAGTCATCCCTGGAATTGCGGCAATAAACGGCTGTGCTGCGCGCCTTGGCGCCCCGTTAATGCATGATTTTGCGGCAATAAGCTTATCTGATCTTTTGACCCCGTGGTCAATAATCGAAAAACGTCTATCAGCCGCCGCCGAGGCCGATTTTGTAATTGCGCTCTACAACCCGAAATCAAAAAAACGAACAGAACATATCATCAAAGCCCGAGAGCGTATCATGGAACATCGTAGCGGCAAAACACCCGTTGGCGTTGTTACCGCCTGTAACCGTGACAATGAAAAGGTGACTATAACCACCCTTGACAATTTGCTTGACGCCGATATTAATATGCAGTCAACAGTGATTATAGGCAACTCAACCACCTTCCAGTGGAAAGAGTGCATGATTACCCCACGAGGTTACGCGGATAAGTATAGGTTTAGGGGTTAGGGGTTAGAGGTAAAGGGTGAAAGGTATGGTTGACACGTCCTCATCAACTTTTCGGGAATCACTCTTCAATGACCAGGAGTTCACCCTAACACTTGAGCTTGTGCCAAGCCGGGGTGGACGAAGTAAAGAACACAGCCGAATCCTCGCCCTGGCTAAAGAAGCCGCTCTTGACGGACGTCTGCAAGCGGTGAGTATAACTGAAAATGCCGGCGGTCATCCTGCTCTGTCTCCTGGAGTCCTTGGTGTTGAAATTCAGGCCTTGGGGCTTAACGTTATAAGTCACTTCTCCTGTAAAGACAAAAACAGGAACCAGATTGAAAGTCTTTTATTCGGATGGGACAGGCAATGCCTGCATGACTTACTGATTATTTCCGGTGATTACCCGCGCCACGGCTATCTCGGCAAACCAAAACCTGTTTTTGACCTTGACTCCGTGCATGTAATCGATCTTATTAACCGAATGAACAATGGGCGCTTTGATTTCAGCGGCCAGGCCTCGAATATCATCCAACAGACAACTTCTTTTTTGAAAGGAATCGCGCTTTCTCCTTTCAAGCTACTCCATTCTGAGCTCAGCCTACAGTATTTAAAATTACACAACAAGGCCGCTGTTGGTGCTGATTACATTATTACCCAGCTCGGCTTCGATGCCCGAAAATTTCATGAAGTTCTTGTCTATCTCAAAGAGCATGAAATCTCTCTGCCCGTTCTCGGAAATGTCTTTATTCCAAACGTACCCGTTATCGAACTCATCTACCGTGGCGAAATACCTGGTTGCATCATCACCGACGAGCTCTACCAGACCTTGAAACAAGAAGCAGGGTCATCCGACAGAGGCAAAAAGTCCAGGCTCACACGCGCCGCCAAACTGCTGGCTGTGTTGAAAGGCCTTGGCTATGATGGTGCCCACATCGGAGGCCCAGGTCTAAGCTTTAAGGACATTGATTACGTTATATCCCATGCTGAAACCTTCACTGATTCATGGCAGGACCTTGTTCCCGAGTTATCATATTGGCCGGCATCAGGAGCCTATTACTATGAAAAAGATAATTCAACCGGGCTGAACACGACAACCCCGAAAAAAATGCCCTGGAAAGGAAAACAACATGTGTCGCTCGGCTATGGCATGTCAAAAGTTGTCCACGACTGTTTTTTTGAGCCAAAGGGTTCGGGATATAATCTGGCGAAAAAGATATGCCTGGCTCTTAATGATAAAGGGTATGACAACCTGTTAATGCAAATTGAGCATTTCAGTAAGATACTGCTGTTCGGCTGCAAAAACTGCGGAGACTGCCGCATAGCTGAATTTGCTTTTTTATGCCCTCAGTCCGGTTGTGCCAAATACTTGCTGAATGGTCCGTGCGGAGGCAGCAGAGACGGCTGGTGCGAGGTTTATCCCAACAGAAAACGCTGCTTCTATGTGCTTGTTTATGAGCGTTTAAAAGCCCATAACCTCACAGAGCAATTACGAGCCCACTTTCAGCAGCCCAGGGACTGGTCAAAAAACAATACATCGTCCTGGCTGAATTTCTTTATCGATAGCGACAATATATCTAAGGGCTGACCGCTTAAAAAATTTATTTCCCATCAACAAAAAAAAGGGTATCATTGCTCCTTTTTTCAAGAGAAGTAACGCGAAATGCTTCGTGATTATGAAGGAAAGTACTATGCAGCCAGAGCCCCAAGATAGTCGCCCCAAGGAAGAGTGTGGCGTATGCGGAATATTTGGACATCAAGACGCCGCAAAGCTCACTTATTTTGGTCTTTATGCCTTACAGCATCGGGGTCAAGAAAGTGCCGGCATTGTCGCCTCAGACGGTCACTCAATTGCAGAACATAAGGCCATGGGCCTTGTTGCAGATGTCTTCACCGAGGAAAAACTGCAAACTCTTCAAGGCCATATTGCCATGGGCCATGTGCGCTACTCAACTACAGGTGCCTCTTGCGCCGTAAACGCACAGCCCTTCACCGCATCGCATCAAGGCGTAAGCCTTTCTGTTGCCCATAACGGAAATCTGGTCAACATACGCGAACTCCGTGAAGAGCTTGAAGCAAAAGGTGCTATTTTTCAATCAACAATGGACAGTGAGGTCGTTGTTCATCTTTTAGCCCATAATTCATGCCTTGGGTTGGAAGATTCCATCATTGAAACTTTCAACAAAATCAAAGGGGCTTTTTCTCTGCTCTTAATGACCAGGGACAAACTGATAGCCGTCCGTGACGCGCATGGGTTCCGACCTTTATGCATTGGTAAACTCAATAACGGCAGCTACATCATCGCCTCTGAAACCTGCGCGCTTGATCTGGTTGAAGCAAAATACGTACGGGATGTTGAGCCTGGTGAAATTTTAATCATCGACCGGGAAGGATTAAGAACTATCTCATCCCCGCCCAAGCATTCTCCCCGCTTCTGCATCTTCGAGCATGTTTATTTCGCCCGTCCCGACAGCGACATCTTTGGAATCAATGTGTACTCATGTCGAAAGCGCATGGGAGCAATTTTAGCAGAAGAAACAAACATAGAGGCAGACTTCGTTATGCCTTTCCCCGACTCTGGAAATTACGCCGCTATCGGCTACTCCCAGGCAGCAGGAATTCCCTTGGAAATGGGCGTTATTCGAAACCATTACATCGGCAGAACATTTATCCAACCCACTCAATCGATGCGTGAATTTGCTGTTCGTGTCAAACTCAATCCTGTCCGCTCCTTTTTAGAAGGCAAAAAAGTGCTCATCATGGAAGATTCAATTATCCGTGGCACCACAGGCAGAAGCCGAGTCAAATCTTTGAGAAATGCCGGCGCCAAAGAAGTTCACATGGTGATAAGCTGTCCACCCACCAAATTTCCTTGCTTCTACGGCATTGATTTTCCCTCTGGAGATCAACTTATCGCAGCAGAAAAATCTTTAGACGAAATAAGAAAGTCGCTCAAATTGGACTCCTTACAATACCTGTCGCTGGAAGGCTTAGTAAGGGCAACCGGCATGCCTAAGGAGAACTTCTGTCTCGCCTGTTTTAATAACGATTACCCTGTTGAGCCTGATCGAAAATTTCATAAGCTCACTCTAGGTCAAAAATAAACCCGGCTTCGCAGCCCCTTTGTGTAATCAACTGCAAATGGCTCGTACCACTTCGCCCAAGTAGCTAACGTACTGATGAATATTTCCCAGGCCAAAGAAGTTTTAAAAATAGAAGCTGAAGGGATCTTGTCACTTATTGACAAGCTTGATCATAACTTCCCCAAGGCAATTGAGCTGATTATGGCCTGTCCAAGTCGCGTAATCCTTACCGGCATTGGAAAATCAGGTATTATTTGTCAAAAAATTGCTGCCACCTTAAACAGTACCGGAACATCATCTTTTTTTCTGCACCCAGTTGAGGCTATGCATGGCGATTTAGGAATTGTCGATGCCAACGACGTCATTTTAGCTATTTCAAACAGTGGTGAAACCGTTGAGCTGAATATGCTGCTTCCGACATTAAAAACGCGCGGCAATAAACTCATTGTCATGACGGGCAATACGACATCGACAATGGCACGGTTTGCCGATGCAATACTTAACATTGGTGTTCCGAGAGAGGCCTGCCCACTCGGTCTAGCACCAACAGCCAGCACAACAGCTACTCTGGCGATGGGCGACGCCCTGGCTGTTGTACTGCTCAACATGAAAAAATTTAAAGAAAGCGATTTCCGCCGAAACCACCCAGGTGGCAGTTTAGGTGAGCGCCTCAAAACAATAGTCTCAGAGGTGATGCAGACAGGTGACCAAATCCCTTCTGTTTCAGAGCACGCCTCAGTTCGGGAAGCACTTATAGTGCTTAACGATAAAAACATCGGGGCCGTCTTAATTCTTTCGTCAAAAAATAAAATATTAGGTATTCTTACCGATGGCGATATCCGGCGACTTGTGGTTAAATCCCCTGACATTTTGACTCATAACGTAACGCAAATCATGACTCCAACTCCAAAGAACATTCAGCATGATCTGCTTGCCGCTGACGCTTTAAGCATTATGCAACACCATGAAGTTACCGTTCTGCCTGTTGTTAATCATGACAACACCCTAATTGGCATACTTCACCTGCACGAGTTGCTCGGCAAGGGTGAGTTCAGGGTACTTATTTAAACAACTAAAGAGAGATTCCTATGGGAGTTACCAACAAAGAAATCAACTCACAGTTCAGCCATGAAGTCACTAGTCTGCCAGGAGGCGAATGGCTCAACCGCTGTTTTTCGTGCGGGGCATGCAGCGGAGCCTGCCCAGTCAGTCAGGCAATCCCTGATTTCGACCCTCGAAAAATAATACATATGATTCGTATGGGACTGAAGGATCGGGTATTATCCTCGGATCTCCTCTGGTACTGCTCTAAATGTAGATCGTGTATCTTTGTTTGTCCCCAAAATGTTGGTTTTGCAGACATCATGACCGCCCTTCGTAAAATTGCCATAACTGAGGGCTATGTAAGCAAACAGGAGTTACTGGATAAAGGTAAAGTCGCCTGGGTAGAGCGTGATCAGTGCGTATCATGCCTGACATGTGTACGTGTATGCCCCTGGAGCGTGCCTAAAATTGATGCCAAAGGCGTTGCATTTATCAAAGAAGATGAGTGTAGAGCCTGTGGAATTTGTGTAAGTGAGTGCCCTGCTCAGGCTATTAAGTTAAATGTAGCTGAAGATGAAAAACTGCTGGCCGCCTGCGGAATCAGCAAATAGTTGAAATACAGACAGGCTAGGTGAATTAAATGAGCTTCAACCCTAATATTCAAGCATATTGCTGCCATTACACCTCTCAGCAATCTTGTTCTGAAAATGGCGGAGGACTCCTGGAAGACGGCTTTCCAGCGAATATTACCATTAACAGACTTCCCTGTTCAGGAAAACTTCAGGTCAGCACCTTATTGCAGGCCTTTGAGGATGGAGCGGATGGGGTATATGTCGTCGGCTGCCCAAAGGATTCCTGCCACAATGTCATGGGAAGTCAAAGGGCGGCTAAAAAGGTTCTTGCGGTTAAAAGTGCTTTAAATGAACTTAACGTAGAACCGGATCGAATTGAAATGTTTCACCTTGAGCGCGGGCTTCATCCGGAATTTATCAAAGCGGCAATACAGATGGATGCTCAAATCAAGAAGCTCGGCCCTAGTCCGTTTAATGGAGGTGGCAAATGATCGTTGCTAAACGTAAGCCGGTTGCTGAAATTGTAGAGATGGTTAAAGAGTTTAAACGCGTCTTGGTTTTAGGCTGCCGGGGCTGTGTTTCTGTTTGCTCTGCCGGAGGTGAACGAGAGGTTGAAATTCTGGCTTCGCTTCTTCGTTTGGGGTGTAAAAAAGAAGGGAAAGAGATCAATACCATCTGCGCAACACTCGTTAGGCAGTGTGACAAGGAATATATTGATGCAATGGACGAGTGGGATGGTCAATATGACGCTATAGTTTCAATGGCCTGCGGTGTGGGTGTCAACTTCGTGGCAAACCTACGCCCTTTTGCAAAAGTCTACCCTGGCGTCAATACTACCTTTATGGGCGGTTCTGTTGACCAGGGGGTTTGGAGTGAGCAGTGTGCCGGTTGCGGAAACTGCGTTTTACACCATACTGGTGGTCTTTGCCCGGTCGCCCGTTGTGCAAAGAGCTTAATGAATGGTCCCTGCGGTGGTTCAGTTGGTGGCCGTTGTGAGATACATGCCGATGTGCCATGTATCTGGCAGGCAATTCATGATAAACTCACACAGCTTGACAGACAAAAAGAGTTGCTGACTATTGCTCCAATTAGAGACTGGCGTTCAGCTGGTCACGGTGGCCCTCGAACTTCCGTGCGGGATGATCTAACCCTCTGATAATAAGCTTAACAGTCGTCACTTCCAAGATTACTCTTGTAACGAATTGTGGCGTTTACGATTAACAGTCTGCTTCCAATAAGGCTTTCTCTCATGCGTACCCTTGTTGCTCGAATTTCCGGCTGCCGGCTTTATTTTATTAAGCAAGGGACGCACTTTCTGGACTTCCTGATCTGCTGCAACTGAGAATTGAAGAGCTACCGTATTTGATATCGACTCAGAGTTGTTTTCCGATGCCCAACAAACCGATACCGCAAAA
Protein-coding sequences here:
- a CDS encoding KpsF/GutQ family sugar-phosphate isomerase; the encoded protein is MNISQAKEVLKIEAEGILSLIDKLDHNFPKAIELIMACPSRVILTGIGKSGIICQKIAATLNSTGTSSFFLHPVEAMHGDLGIVDANDVILAISNSGETVELNMLLPTLKTRGNKLIVMTGNTTSTMARFADAILNIGVPREACPLGLAPTASTTATLAMGDALAVVLLNMKKFKESDFRRNHPGGSLGERLKTIVSEVMQTGDQIPSVSEHASVREALIVLNDKNIGAVLILSSKNKILGILTDGDIRRLVVKSPDILTHNVTQIMTPTPKNIQHDLLAADALSIMQHHEVTVLPVVNHDNTLIGILHLHELLGKGEFRVLI
- a CDS encoding cobalt-precorrin 5A hydrolase — translated: MRVVVLAITNGGKNLSQRLCQQLPFTIVEIGTGGLKAAVRSIWNQYDGIIFIMATGIVVRTIAPLLRDKNTDPAIVVIDERGHFAISLLAGHIGGGNALAQETAEALQATAVITTASDVLGLTAIDLWARHNKLTASKKVLTQLSSLLVNNGKLFVASDFPGELPPDFIPVLDRQAHTPELNIAHKKDAENANVLTLHPQTLVVGIGCNRNTPCSEIESAVKSTCEQNGLEFQAINCLASIDLKSDEVGLLEFANSYNIPIFFHSAKELNTIKNINPSKAVYAATGAYGVAEPAALLSAQSTNLIVEKTKWKNVTVAISAKATNLSEKYL
- a CDS encoding methylenetetrahydrofolate reductase C-terminal domain-containing protein, which codes for MVDTSSSTFRESLFNDQEFTLTLELVPSRGGRSKEHSRILALAKEAALDGRLQAVSITENAGGHPALSPGVLGVEIQALGLNVISHFSCKDKNRNQIESLLFGWDRQCLHDLLIISGDYPRHGYLGKPKPVFDLDSVHVIDLINRMNNGRFDFSGQASNIIQQTTSFLKGIALSPFKLLHSELSLQYLKLHNKAAVGADYIITQLGFDARKFHEVLVYLKEHEISLPVLGNVFIPNVPVIELIYRGEIPGCIITDELYQTLKQEAGSSDRGKKSRLTRAAKLLAVLKGLGYDGAHIGGPGLSFKDIDYVISHAETFTDSWQDLVPELSYWPASGAYYYEKDNSTGLNTTTPKKMPWKGKQHVSLGYGMSKVVHDCFFEPKGSGYNLAKKICLALNDKGYDNLLMQIEHFSKILLFGCKNCGDCRIAEFAFLCPQSGCAKYLLNGPCGGSRDGWCEVYPNRKRCFYVLVYERLKAHNLTEQLRAHFQQPRDWSKNNTSSWLNFFIDSDNISKG
- the pdxH gene encoding pyridoxamine 5'-phosphate oxidase; the protein is MPTILKNIIIKILRRPASRFLSELQLSESTAPADPLLLFKDWFDFATKIDPDFANALTLSTATSAAVPSNRIVLLKDYDEMGFVFYTNYGSRKATELEENPRASMVFWWKEIYRQVRIEGITERVSQAESENYFASRPRGSKIGAWASRQSSAIASRHELVNKVKELQDKYKESEVPLPPFWGGYRLTPLVIEFWQGKDDRLHDRLRYRKTVNDPALSNSNETWIRERLSP
- a CDS encoding methylenetetrahydrofolate reductase C-terminal domain-containing protein — its product is MIVAKRKPVAEIVEMVKEFKRVLVLGCRGCVSVCSAGGEREVEILASLLRLGCKKEGKEINTICATLVRQCDKEYIDAMDEWDGQYDAIVSMACGVGVNFVANLRPFAKVYPGVNTTFMGGSVDQGVWSEQCAGCGNCVLHHTGGLCPVARCAKSLMNGPCGGSVGGRCEIHADVPCIWQAIHDKLTQLDRQKELLTIAPIRDWRSAGHGGPRTSVRDDLTL
- a CDS encoding amidophosphoribosyltransferase; protein product: MKESTMQPEPQDSRPKEECGVCGIFGHQDAAKLTYFGLYALQHRGQESAGIVASDGHSIAEHKAMGLVADVFTEEKLQTLQGHIAMGHVRYSTTGASCAVNAQPFTASHQGVSLSVAHNGNLVNIRELREELEAKGAIFQSTMDSEVVVHLLAHNSCLGLEDSIIETFNKIKGAFSLLLMTRDKLIAVRDAHGFRPLCIGKLNNGSYIIASETCALDLVEAKYVRDVEPGEILIIDREGLRTISSPPKHSPRFCIFEHVYFARPDSDIFGINVYSCRKRMGAILAEETNIEADFVMPFPDSGNYAAIGYSQAAGIPLEMGVIRNHYIGRTFIQPTQSMREFAVRVKLNPVRSFLEGKKVLIMEDSIIRGTTGRSRVKSLRNAGAKEVHMVISCPPTKFPCFYGIDFPSGDQLIAAEKSLDEIRKSLKLDSLQYLSLEGLVRATGMPKENFCLACFNNDYPVEPDRKFHKLTLGQK
- a CDS encoding hydrogenase iron-sulfur subunit, which translates into the protein MSFNPNIQAYCCHYTSQQSCSENGGGLLEDGFPANITINRLPCSGKLQVSTLLQAFEDGADGVYVVGCPKDSCHNVMGSQRAAKKVLAVKSALNELNVEPDRIEMFHLERGLHPEFIKAAIQMDAQIKKLGPSPFNGGGK
- a CDS encoding 4Fe-4S binding protein, which produces MGVTNKEINSQFSHEVTSLPGGEWLNRCFSCGACSGACPVSQAIPDFDPRKIIHMIRMGLKDRVLSSDLLWYCSKCRSCIFVCPQNVGFADIMTALRKIAITEGYVSKQELLDKGKVAWVERDQCVSCLTCVRVCPWSVPKIDAKGVAFIKEDECRACGICVSECPAQAIKLNVAEDEKLLAACGISK
- the cobJ gene encoding precorrin-3B C(17)-methyltransferase, which codes for MEKCDSCHKRKSNQSFGKVFIVGTGPGSIDHITSAAIKAIDGADVIVGYKTYLDLIPELLVGKEILSSAMMQEVERCKKTLEIAEKGQKVAIISGGDPGIYAMAGLIFELAAESNSPTEIEVIPGIAAINGCAARLGAPLMHDFAAISLSDLLTPWSIIEKRLSAAAEADFVIALYNPKSKKRTEHIIKARERIMEHRSGKTPVGVVTACNRDNEKVTITTLDNLLDADINMQSTVIIGNSTTFQWKECMITPRGYADKYRFRG